One part of the Desulfonema ishimotonii genome encodes these proteins:
- a CDS encoding baseplate J/gp47 family protein: protein MPLPERTYSQIVEDVLTHLTGGVVAESHPYDPSGQYELGDSLQKIAKVTLVYAVSADGERREFIPEIDYEFQPATDTTPNRLTFRPEGNKPEAGSTVSVNYYPDGISPLISDRNVGSVARTIAEVFSRETAALYATLKHVYDSAFLDTASGKSLEMLVSILGIRRFRAGYATGVVRFMRSTPAPADITIPVSTVVSDLSDNPVSYIATQEKILRAGQTEVQVPVRATVMGKVAKAKTLVLMPKPVLGIEKVENPEDTTVGTRDETDDELRARARRVIKGSTTATTEAIELALQGIPGLSSVTLVDRPKEVNGRVDIVIDAASGDETALRNKIHEVLSRVKPAGVYVDVAFTEKVWPAYAFEIITDGPLSPDETSAMRTAIEKGIQAYFDALKPGENVLAKRMVAIILSADKVYDVRFSASETGLYKADGNLISGRNLLNGDIYVETSEKVTFKKEYLTLGFPEEEAVTAPESETRQLIFADVAVSVGTVEGGPAFPQIRKIVEGKIRLFFDSLTEEDSYFLKDLRAAADDDSGEKYQIRNDSLTVRAIHSRDGLIVSLSNDNDLDEVRKGEEIRVLSVEITES from the coding sequence GTGCCGTTGCCTGAAAGAACCTACAGTCAGATTGTCGAAGATGTGCTGACCCATCTCACGGGCGGGGTGGTGGCCGAATCCCACCCCTATGACCCGTCCGGCCAGTACGAGCTGGGCGACAGCCTGCAAAAGATCGCCAAAGTTACGCTGGTCTATGCAGTCAGCGCCGACGGGGAGCGCAGGGAATTCATCCCGGAAATCGACTACGAATTTCAGCCTGCCACCGACACAACGCCCAACCGCCTCACCTTCAGGCCGGAGGGAAACAAACCGGAGGCCGGTTCCACCGTCAGCGTCAATTATTACCCTGACGGCATCTCCCCCCTGATCTCCGACCGGAACGTGGGTTCCGTCGCCCGGACCATTGCCGAGGTCTTCAGCCGGGAGACGGCAGCCCTTTACGCGACGCTGAAACATGTGTATGACAGCGCGTTTCTGGATACGGCTTCGGGCAAATCCCTGGAAATGCTGGTGTCGATTCTGGGCATCCGGCGGTTCCGGGCCGGATATGCCACGGGCGTGGTCCGGTTTATGCGCAGCACTCCGGCCCCGGCAGATATCACCATCCCCGTCTCCACGGTGGTTTCCGATCTCTCCGACAATCCCGTGAGCTATATTGCCACCCAGGAGAAAATTCTCCGGGCAGGGCAGACCGAGGTGCAGGTGCCGGTCCGGGCCACGGTCATGGGCAAGGTCGCCAAGGCCAAGACCTTGGTACTCATGCCCAAGCCGGTGCTGGGGATTGAAAAGGTTGAAAACCCGGAGGATACGACGGTCGGCACCCGCGACGAAACGGATGACGAACTCCGCGCCCGTGCCAGACGGGTCATCAAGGGAAGTACCACGGCCACGACCGAGGCCATCGAACTGGCGCTTCAGGGCATTCCCGGCCTCAGTTCCGTGACGCTCGTGGACCGTCCCAAGGAGGTCAATGGCCGGGTTGATATCGTCATTGATGCGGCTTCCGGCGACGAGACAGCCCTTCGGAATAAAATTCACGAAGTCCTGAGCCGGGTCAAGCCAGCCGGTGTCTATGTGGATGTGGCCTTTACGGAAAAGGTCTGGCCCGCATACGCCTTTGAGATCATCACGGATGGGCCGCTCTCCCCGGATGAAACCTCGGCCATGCGCACCGCCATTGAAAAGGGGATTCAGGCGTATTTTGACGCCCTGAAACCGGGAGAAAACGTGCTGGCCAAACGGATGGTTGCCATCATCCTCTCAGCGGACAAGGTCTATGATGTGCGGTTCAGCGCCTCGGAAACCGGGCTTTACAAAGCCGACGGCAACCTGATCTCCGGCAGAAATCTGCTCAACGGCGATATTTACGTGGAAACCTCGGAAAAAGTCACCTTTAAAAAAGAGTATCTGACCCTCGGTTTCCCGGAAGAAGAGGCCGTCACAGCGCCCGAATCGGAAACGCGCCAGCTCATTTTCGCGGATGTGGCGGTTTCGGTGGGGACGGTGGAGGGCGGACCGGCCTTTCCGCAGATCAGGAAGATCGTGGAGGGAAAGATCCGGCTCTTCTTTGACAGCCTGACCGAGGAGGACAGCTATTTTCTGAAAGACCTGCGGGCGGCTGCGGACGACGATTCAGGAGAAAAATATCAGATACGGAACGATTCGCTGACGGTCCGTGCCATCCACTCCAGAGACGGGCTGATCGTCAGCCTGAGCAATGACAACGATCTGGACGAGGTCCGCAAAGGCGAGGAAATCCGGGTGCTGTCCGTTGAGATCACCGAAAGTTAA
- a CDS encoding GPW/gp25 family protein, which yields MPDTIWGQDLKLTDWNFGKDLTGTAGFRTDYALISGSENLAQALTLRLMTPKGSYTPLGHPSYGSRLYELIGELNNEKNRKIAEMYVREAVERESRVSSVLEIRAIQNSDRREVIDIHLSVRIIQETVPLNLVVPFSLEGG from the coding sequence ATGCCCGACACCATATGGGGACAGGACCTCAAACTCACCGACTGGAATTTCGGAAAAGACCTGACCGGGACTGCCGGGTTTCGGACGGATTACGCCCTGATCTCCGGTTCGGAGAATCTGGCCCAGGCCCTGACCCTTCGGTTGATGACCCCCAAAGGAAGCTACACGCCGCTGGGCCATCCTTCCTACGGGTCCAGATTGTACGAACTGATCGGCGAACTTAACAATGAGAAAAACCGGAAGATCGCGGAGATGTACGTCCGGGAGGCCGTGGAAAGGGAGAGCCGGGTCTCATCGGTCCTGGAAATCCGGGCGATTCAGAATTCCGACCGCCGGGAGGTCATTGATATTCATCTGAGCGTTCGGATCATTCAGGAAACCGTGCCCCTCAATCTGGTGGTGCCGTTCTCTCTGGAAGGAGGCTAA
- a CDS encoding phage baseplate assembly protein V — protein sequence MTLIHTIQQIVRAELKKIRLTELGIVTSVFPHSDDSDKDNYEVNVRLKNNDLELRKVPMATDHIGTVKIPEVGDLVMVSFINGNLNQPVITGRLYDEENRPPLSVEKEYVVQNPYGGTTLIKIDKDMNISLTAGETGLTLNADGSVVLQSADALEISVEGEAKVSVKGNVALETDGDAQVKAGGNAVLECTDAAIKASGNIDLGESGGAVVTNMTHKCFITGAPPVGSTTVKAKG from the coding sequence GTGACACTGATTCACACTATTCAACAGATTGTCAGGGCCGAACTAAAAAAAATCCGGCTGACGGAGCTGGGGATCGTGACTTCCGTTTTTCCCCACAGCGATGATTCGGATAAGGACAACTACGAGGTCAATGTCCGGCTCAAAAACAACGACCTGGAGCTTCGCAAAGTGCCGATGGCCACCGACCACATCGGCACGGTCAAGATACCGGAGGTGGGGGATCTGGTCATGGTTTCCTTTATCAACGGCAACCTGAACCAGCCGGTGATTACCGGACGGCTCTACGACGAGGAAAACCGGCCTCCCCTGAGCGTTGAAAAGGAGTATGTGGTTCAGAATCCCTATGGCGGCACAACCCTGATTAAGATCGACAAGGACATGAACATCTCTCTGACTGCCGGGGAAACGGGCCTGACCCTCAATGCGGACGGCAGCGTGGTCCTTCAGTCCGCAGATGCGCTGGAGATTTCAGTGGAGGGGGAGGCCAAGGTATCGGTCAAAGGGAATGTGGCGCTGGAGACGGACGGCGACGCCCAAGTCAAGGCAGGTGGCAATGCGGTTCTTGAATGCACGGACGCGGCCATCAAAGCCAGCGGCAATATCGACCTGGGGGAAAGCGGGGGCGCGGTCGTCACCAACATGACCCATAAGTGCTTCATCACCGGCGCGCCGCCCGTCGGCTCCACAACCGTCAAGGCAAAGGGGTAG
- a CDS encoding phage tail sheath C-terminal domain-containing protein — protein sequence MAEVFGDIVIPGVYIEVKDEGLIRAGTVSISNVGMVGTAESGDDLDVSILTTFDDAQQTYGGISGGTLVRGLKLAFDNGARTIYAVKTPSGSVDDYEKGLNALLSRDVHLIVTPGASVTDILPSVKAHNEMAENSHRERISIVGCSKTVTDPDALQGLDDDDRTIIVAPGLLMRDGDALNEYSGSYTACAVAGLLSALPPHHSPTNKLLNIAGINRLYNYGELKALINARVLAIEKKSGYRIVKGITTNSGAWKQITTRRIVDYAKYGVRSGSQPYIGRLNNERVRKSLAATLDGFLAGMRQEEMLTEYSLEVSATRDDEIQGNCNVTMTLKPTFSIDYIKVTIYLG from the coding sequence ATGGCTGAAGTGTTTGGAGATATAGTAATTCCGGGCGTATATATCGAGGTCAAAGACGAAGGGCTGATCAGGGCCGGGACCGTATCCATCAGCAATGTCGGCATGGTGGGAACGGCTGAAAGCGGCGACGATCTTGATGTCAGCATTCTGACGACCTTTGACGACGCTCAGCAGACGTATGGCGGGATCAGCGGCGGCACCCTGGTCCGGGGGCTGAAGCTGGCCTTTGATAACGGCGCGCGGACAATATATGCCGTAAAAACCCCCTCCGGCAGCGTGGATGACTATGAAAAAGGGCTTAACGCGCTGCTCAGCCGGGACGTTCATCTCATTGTCACGCCGGGGGCCAGTGTGACCGACATCCTGCCGTCGGTAAAGGCCCATAACGAAATGGCTGAAAACAGCCACCGGGAGCGCATCTCCATTGTCGGATGCTCCAAAACCGTCACAGATCCCGATGCCCTTCAGGGGCTGGATGACGACGACCGGACCATTATCGTGGCGCCGGGGCTGCTCATGCGGGACGGAGATGCGCTCAACGAATATTCAGGCTCCTACACGGCCTGTGCCGTGGCCGGACTGCTCTCCGCGCTGCCCCCCCACCACAGCCCCACCAACAAGCTCCTCAATATCGCGGGCATCAACCGGCTCTATAATTACGGCGAACTGAAAGCCCTGATCAATGCCAGGGTGCTGGCTATCGAAAAGAAATCAGGGTACCGGATCGTCAAGGGCATCACCACCAACAGCGGGGCCTGGAAGCAGATCACCACCCGGCGGATCGTGGACTATGCCAAATACGGGGTCCGGTCCGGCTCACAGCCCTATATCGGACGGCTCAACAACGAGCGGGTCCGCAAATCCCTGGCCGCCACCCTTGACGGCTTTCTGGCCGGAATGCGTCAGGAGGAGATGCTCACCGAATACTCGCTGGAGGTATCGGCCACGCGGGATGACGAGATTCAGGGCAACTGCAACGTGACCATGACCCTGAAGCCCACTTTCAGCATCGACTATATCAAGGTTACGATTTATCTGGGATAA
- a CDS encoding ATP-binding protein, whose protein sequence is MQKLPVDLQSFEIIREEGFLYVDKTLYIHRMIEEGRYYFAARPRRFGKSLMMSTLKCLFQGRRDLFDGLWIAQNEHWDWQKYPIIQFDLNTVSHDTPEHFQQDLEISLDRIADSYEVDISHPMLKGKFHDLILALYRKTGKPVVVLIDGYDKPVTYHLGQGETALKVARTNRNILRNFLGMMKGGAVAPHIRFVFITGVSRFSRESVFSDLNNLIDITVTDRYAAMFGYTREELEHNFHAHILRLANRSNTNENAIYERLERHYGGYRFSHEPVRMYNPFSILRALCNLRFGNYWVETGATSFLVGLLRKRNYNLSAIEQVPVGELIFSVYDLARPDPEALLFQSGYLTICDTDDPLYILSYPNLEVRSSFLKHLLYSFIEDLDGTERSRFIRLSKQLLAEDFEAFVNTVNTIFAGIPYNMKIRRDENYFQTLFYLMVCASGNRTMSKMLDNQGRMDFMVRPGDKIFLMDFKCGQDPAEGLNIIEGYLGQYRAQGLPLFLISISFDLEKQQIVDHKIEPISS, encoded by the coding sequence ATGCAGAAACTCCCTGTTGACCTCCAGTCTTTTGAAATCATCCGGGAAGAAGGCTTTCTTTATGTGGATAAGACTTTGTATATCCACAGAATGATCGAGGAAGGCCGGTATTATTTCGCGGCCCGGCCCCGGCGATTCGGCAAATCGCTGATGATGTCCACGCTCAAATGCCTGTTCCAAGGCCGCAGAGATCTGTTTGACGGGCTGTGGATCGCTCAGAACGAACACTGGGACTGGCAGAAATACCCGATTATCCAGTTTGACCTTAACACTGTCAGCCATGACACGCCCGAACATTTTCAGCAGGATCTGGAAATCAGCCTCGACAGAATTGCCGACAGTTATGAGGTGGACATCAGCCATCCCATGCTCAAGGGGAAATTTCACGATCTGATTCTGGCGCTGTACCGAAAAACCGGAAAGCCCGTAGTGGTGCTGATCGACGGATATGACAAGCCGGTCACGTATCACCTGGGACAGGGGGAGACGGCTCTGAAGGTCGCCAGAACCAACCGGAATATCCTCAGAAATTTTCTGGGCATGATGAAGGGCGGGGCCGTCGCGCCGCACATCCGGTTCGTCTTTATCACGGGCGTTTCCAGATTCAGCCGGGAGTCGGTCTTTTCCGACCTGAACAACCTGATCGATATCACCGTAACCGACCGGTACGCGGCCATGTTCGGATATACCCGCGAAGAGCTTGAACACAACTTTCACGCTCATATCCTGCGGCTGGCCAACAGGAGCAACACGAACGAAAACGCCATATATGAACGGCTGGAAAGGCATTACGGCGGCTACCGCTTTTCCCATGAGCCCGTTCGGATGTACAACCCTTTTTCCATACTCCGGGCCTTATGCAATCTGAGATTCGGAAACTACTGGGTTGAAACCGGTGCAACCTCCTTTCTGGTCGGGCTGCTTCGCAAGAGAAACTACAACCTCTCGGCCATTGAACAGGTGCCTGTGGGGGAGCTGATTTTCAGCGTGTACGACCTGGCCCGGCCCGATCCCGAAGCCCTGCTCTTTCAGAGCGGCTATCTGACCATATGCGACACGGACGATCCGCTTTACATCCTGAGCTATCCCAATCTTGAGGTCAGAAGCTCGTTTTTAAAGCATCTGCTGTATTCGTTCATAGAAGATCTTGACGGGACCGAACGCTCGCGGTTCATACGGCTGTCAAAACAGCTCCTGGCGGAGGATTTTGAGGCATTTGTTAACACCGTAAATACGATTTTCGCGGGCATCCCCTACAACATGAAAATTCGCCGGGACGAGAACTATTTTCAGACCCTTTTTTACCTGATGGTTTGTGCATCGGGCAATCGGACCATGAGCAAAATGTTGGACAATCAGGGAAGAATGGACTTCATGGTCCGGCCGGGGGACAAAATTTTCCTCATGGATTTCAAATGCGGGCAGGATCCGGCAGAAGGGCTGAACATAATTGAGGGTTACCTGGGGCAGTACCGGGCGCAGGGCCTTCCCCTGTTTCTTATCAGCATCAGTTTTGATTTGGAAAAACAGCAGATCGTCGATCACAAAATTGAACCGATTTCATCCTGA